Genomic segment of Bacteroidota bacterium:
AAACAGAACCTATGGATTAATTATACCTCAGTGGCCGGCTGCAGGTACTGCTCCAGGCAATATCCATATAACGTCTGACGAAATGAACGGAGGCAATACCGCATTTTTATACGGAACTCTGGTAGAAAACTCTGTTACAGATATCGGAACAGCGAATGGTATTACCACCAATCGCTATTTTGATATTCGTCGTTGTAATATTGCGATTGAAGGTCTTAATTCTACCAGTACTTTGCCGGAAGCAACGAGGACGGTTCTGAAAGGCCAGTTTTTCTTTTTGCGGGCTTTTGTTTACTTCAGGTTAGTTAGCTTATATGGCGGCGTACCATTAGTATTGGAATCAAAGACTCTTGAAGATGAGGACCTGAATGTTCCCCGCAGCAAAACGAGTGAATGTATTGCGTCAATTGTAAAAGACCTTGACTCTGCTATAGCATACCTTCCCGCTACATGGGGTAGTGCTGAAAAAGGAAAAATAACAAAAGCTGCTTCATCAGCTATGAAAGGAAAAGTGCTGATGTATTGGGCAAGTCCCCAGTTTAATCCTACGAATATTTCAACCCGTTGGGCAGATGCATACGAGGCAAACCTTGCAGCTTATAACCAATGCATTGGAGATGGGGTCTCGTTATTTCCAACGTACGCAAATATTTTTACTACAGAGGACAATGTTGAGGTGTTATTGGTAAGAAAGTATAGTGCCGCCAGGGATGTAGGTACCAATACGGAAGCTATTACCCGGCCCGATTCTGAAACCGATGGACCGAGCGGTTCAAATCAACCCACATGGAACCTTCTACAAGCCTACGGCATGAAAGATGGTTTGCCAACTAATCATGCTTCTTCGGGATATGATCCTATTATGTTCTGGCAAAACAGGGATCCACGGTTTGACGCTTCCATTGCTTACAACGGAGGTCTCTGGCCTTTAAGTGGAAAAGCTACACGTAAACAATGGTCATATACAGGAGTTCTTGATGAAGCTTCCGGAACAATAGTTACAGGTTTTTATTTCAAACGATTTACTAATAATACTCTTACTCCTGCACAATCCGTATATAATTCTAACTCGGGTGGTGGAAGTGGAATGGATTGGATTGAGATGAGATTTGCTGAAGTAGTATTAAACCTTGCCGAGTGTGCCAATGAGACCGGAAGGTTGGCAGAAGCAAAAGATAATGTGCGCCGCATTCGCCAGAGAGCAGGTATAACTGCCGGGACATTTGATTATGGTTTAGCTATTGCTACTGACGCGGCATCAATGCGAAATTTGATATTAAATGAACGGATGATCGAATTTGCCTTGGAAGGAAAACGTCATTGGGATTTGAGAAGGACAAGAAATTACGGATTGATTTCTGCACGCCTGCCGTATAAATTGTCCGCCAAGCCTCCGTATTATCCAGGTACCACACGTACCGGAGCATTGCCAACTGATATTTTCCTGGATAAACCAGATGCATTTGGCGTAAAGCCAAGAGATACAGCGAACCTTAATAATAAATCAGTGTATACTGCCATGTTCGTTACGCCAGGTTCAACAACACCAACTTTAGAGGGATCCAATGCCATTAGCATACCGACGAAATACTATTTCTATGCATTGCCCAATTTTTTCAGTCAAAACTTTTTTATTGAGCAAACAGCAGGCTGGATAAATGGAACTTTTGATCCATTACAATAATTAAACTAATGCTTAAAAAGAAATTAAATATGAAAAAGTATATAATTGGATCAATTGCAATAGTAGTACTCTTTTCTTCCTGCGAGAAAAAGGTTGAGCCGATTGATGATTTCCAGGTGCAGGTTGAGTATAAAACAGGTACCAAGAATTTAACAGGTGATATAACATTAAATCCTAAGGATAGTATTTATCTTGATTTTACTATTACGTCTCCTACTGATATGTCTTATATCGAAATTCAGAAAAATGGCAGTATAAGGCTGGATACATTCAGATTAAATAGTACCAATAACCGGTCTTTTTCCTTAAGAAAAGGATACCGCGTTGATAGCGCTGCTGGTGATTATTCCTACAGGGTGTTAGCAAGAGATGAGCGGGCAATTTTTATGGGAGATGGCGGAAAAAATTTTGTAGTTACCGTTACACCAGATTTTTATTTCTGGAGTTACAGAATACTGCAGGTGCCTGATACTGTCGATAAAACCAATAAGACGTACTACTCAAGTACCGAAGGGAAAACCTATAGTTATAGTGATGGTGGGGCCAATTCTGCTAAGATCGATTTTGGTTACTATTGGGACACAACTGGACGCTTATCTTCAAGTACCACCGATGATTTGAAGCACACTATTTATTCACTCAGTGCTGCACAGCCTCAATTGGCCTACTACGATATTAGTACCTGGACAAAAAATGTTACGTTGTTAAAGAAAATGCCGACATCAGTAAATTTTGTCAGTGGTTTAACTTCTTCAGGTGCAATTCAAACTTTAATTGGCGGAAACATGACCTCTGGTACTTCTTCCAAGGTGTCTACAGTGAGTACGACCGCTGGTAGCAATGTTATTGGATTTAAAACTGCAGCCGGAAAGTTTGGCGCAATACTTATCCGGTATGTAAATGGAGATTCGCCGAATAAAACAACGCAGATAGAAGTAGATGTCAAAGTGCAGAAGTAATTTTTATAAGACTTAAAAGTGTATAAGCATACTCAAAGAGAAAGCAGGTGCTTTCTCTTTTTTAATGAAATTAAATTGATGAACGGTGACAGTAAATAGACAGGCTTTTACAACAATAGTCGTCTAATAAACAAAATATTTAACCATGAAAATCAGCAGTAAGAAAATTTTTATTTTGATTGTATTTGCGATGAGTATAAATCTGTCGTTTGCCCAGTATCCTGAAATT
This window contains:
- a CDS encoding RagB/SusD family nutrient uptake outer membrane protein, with amino-acid sequence MRYINNTAKTIVIAALALCMVFSACKKDSEFFDIEDPQGIDSRIWSDEGAVGLFLNRTYGLIIPQWPAAGTAPGNIHITSDEMNGGNTAFLYGTLVENSVTDIGTANGITTNRYFDIRRCNIAIEGLNSTSTLPEATRTVLKGQFFFLRAFVYFRLVSLYGGVPLVLESKTLEDEDLNVPRSKTSECIASIVKDLDSAIAYLPATWGSAEKGKITKAASSAMKGKVLMYWASPQFNPTNISTRWADAYEANLAAYNQCIGDGVSLFPTYANIFTTEDNVEVLLVRKYSAARDVGTNTEAITRPDSETDGPSGSNQPTWNLLQAYGMKDGLPTNHASSGYDPIMFWQNRDPRFDASIAYNGGLWPLSGKATRKQWSYTGVLDEASGTIVTGFYFKRFTNNTLTPAQSVYNSNSGGGSGMDWIEMRFAEVVLNLAECANETGRLAEAKDNVRRIRQRAGITAGTFDYGLAIATDAASMRNLILNERMIEFALEGKRHWDLRRTRNYGLISARLPYKLSAKPPYYPGTTRTGALPTDIFLDKPDAFGVKPRDTANLNNKSVYTAMFVTPGSTTPTLEGSNAISIPTKYYFYALPNFFSQNFFIEQTAGWINGTFDPLQ